One Planktothrix serta PCC 8927 DNA segment encodes these proteins:
- a CDS encoding sensor histidine kinase, translating into MPKLRQSSFRRILLSQILLLSLPVLLVGEYVTYRKARSGLLETARFNLTESATKKSQTIEEWINSIKSSLSIASDNSSLQSGKTQQYSVFLSQLQGQFFPPVNCLQLTNLQTEQIVATTCGKQPIYSIPKNFWPSKRPQNPGIYINYLVPKVVPQASEWRNQVQLVFSAPIYTNQNNKNILKYALSLQSTLYLESKDRPKSLTGFTVIIDQGGRIISHPNLDKVGRNIQEETDAIRLNNLLSSALSENKNYFIHLFSFDQARKELLAGYDAIPSPITQEKNSQWVILAVVDLEDALSGLRDIKSLLISLILSLVIASIIAALYVSRDLARPLEKLRDYALKANNLETPGNVPGNLKIREFNQLAEALNTMVGSLRARAQALEYASKEARIANQLKNEFLRVVSHELRTPLNGIINSISLIEEGFCDSKEEEEEYLQIAYSSSEHLLNLVDDILDIALIEEGKLSVMLEPTDLVQILKDAVNLQMLDIQQKDLTIDLPTLNKPIIVQADPDKLKQVFINILNNSVKFTKTGGITIATRIEFAENSEVNSFEEILDHPLSKSTSVRYQAVVTVKDTGIGIAPEQQQKIFQPFAMVDGSTTREFGGIGLGLAISRNFMQMMGGSITLESAGLNQGTTVMIGIPLSDTHIQSPQHQGSISSHQVNSV; encoded by the coding sequence ATGCCCAAGCTACGTCAATCTTCGTTTCGCCGGATTCTACTGTCGCAGATTTTACTGCTTAGTCTTCCTGTGCTGCTTGTGGGAGAGTATGTTACCTATAGAAAGGCTCGTTCTGGTTTATTGGAAACAGCCCGTTTCAATTTAACAGAAAGTGCAACTAAAAAATCGCAAACGATTGAGGAATGGATTAATTCTATCAAGTCCAGTTTGAGTATTGCCAGCGACAATAGTAGTTTACAGTCAGGAAAAACTCAACAGTATTCTGTCTTTCTCTCCCAACTCCAGGGGCAATTTTTTCCTCCGGTCAATTGTCTACAATTGACCAATTTACAAACGGAACAAATAGTTGCTACAACCTGCGGAAAACAACCGATTTATTCTATTCCTAAAAACTTTTGGCCATCAAAAAGGCCTCAAAACCCTGGGATTTATATTAATTATTTAGTTCCTAAAGTTGTTCCACAAGCTTCAGAATGGCGAAACCAAGTTCAATTAGTATTTAGTGCTCCCATTTATACCAACCAAAATAATAAAAATATATTAAAATATGCGTTAAGTTTACAATCAACCTTATATTTAGAATCCAAAGATCGTCCTAAATCCTTAACCGGATTTACCGTCATTATTGATCAAGGAGGAAGAATTATCAGTCATCCCAACTTGGATAAAGTAGGACGTAATATTCAAGAAGAAACCGATGCTATTCGATTAAATAATTTATTATCTAGTGCTTTATCAGAAAACAAAAATTATTTCATTCACTTATTTTCTTTTGATCAAGCCCGAAAGGAACTTTTGGCGGGCTATGATGCAATTCCTAGCCCGATCACCCAAGAAAAAAATAGTCAATGGGTGATTTTAGCTGTGGTTGATTTAGAGGATGCTTTATCAGGATTAAGAGATATTAAATCTCTCTTAATTTCGTTAATTTTATCTTTGGTAATTGCCAGTATTATTGCTGCACTTTATGTTTCCAGAGATTTAGCACGTCCATTAGAAAAGTTGAGAGATTATGCCCTCAAAGCCAATAATTTAGAGACTCCTGGTAACGTTCCTGGAAATCTAAAAATTCGAGAATTTAATCAGTTAGCAGAAGCTCTCAATACTATGGTTGGAAGTCTGAGAGCGAGAGCGCAAGCCTTAGAATATGCGTCAAAAGAAGCGCGAATTGCTAATCAATTGAAAAATGAATTTTTACGGGTAGTATCTCATGAATTAAGAACGCCTTTAAATGGAATTATTAACTCAATTAGCTTAATTGAAGAGGGGTTTTGTGATAGCAAAGAAGAAGAAGAAGAATATCTTCAAATTGCTTACAGTTCTAGTGAACATTTGTTAAATTTAGTAGATGATATTTTAGATATTGCTTTAATTGAAGAAGGCAAGTTATCGGTCATGCTTGAACCGACGGATTTAGTGCAAATCCTCAAAGATGCGGTGAATTTACAAATGTTAGATATTCAACAAAAAGACTTAACCATTGACCTACCCACCCTGAATAAACCGATCATTGTTCAAGCTGATCCCGATAAGTTAAAACAAGTTTTTATTAATATTCTCAATAATTCGGTCAAGTTTACAAAAACAGGAGGAATTACCATTGCAACACGCATCGAATTTGCCGAGAATTCAGAAGTAAATTCTTTTGAAGAAATACTGGATCATCCCCTCTCAAAATCTACCTCAGTTCGGTATCAAGCTGTTGTGACCGTTAAGGATACCGGAATTGGAATTGCGCCGGAACAACAGCAAAAAATCTTTCAACCCTTTGCAATGGTCGATGGTTCAACCACAAGGGAATTTGGCGGAATTGGGTTAGGTTTAGCGATTTCCCGCAATTTCATGCAAATGATGGGGGGTTCTATTACCCTTGAGAGTGCTGGATTAAATCAAGGAACGACTGTGATGATTGGAATTCCCTTATCCGATACTCATATCCAATCTCCTCAACATCAAGGTTCAATTTCTTCCCATCAAGTTAACTCTGTTTGA
- a CDS encoding Gfo/Idh/MocA family protein, with product MTDPINIAIFGAGRWGVHLIRHFRQHPDSQVVAIVDSNPERLQAVRERFQLPENIKLVTDRSRVWNLPDLDAVAIATPAVTHFALISDALQQGCHVFTEKPLTLSVSESLQLCEFAQQKQLQLFVDHTYLFHPAVEQGKTIIEAGKLGELRYGYATRTHLEPVRQDVDALWDLAIHDIGIFNSWLGETPVKVKATGTVWLQPQTGLSDLVTANLTYPSGFEAFLHLCWLNPDKQRRLVVVGTQGSLIFDELQSEAPLIVQQGYLNPVDNTWKAAGLNREIISVEPREPLAQVCDRFLYSIQNHQPSPISSGWIGAELVKILCALSESLKAGGQPIILT from the coding sequence ATGACTGATCCGATTAATATTGCTATCTTTGGCGCCGGTCGTTGGGGAGTTCATTTAATTCGTCACTTCCGTCAGCATCCTGATTCTCAAGTTGTGGCAATTGTTGATTCTAATCCTGAACGTTTACAAGCAGTTAGAGAACGATTTCAACTCCCTGAAAACATCAAGTTAGTAACGGATAGGTCAAGGGTTTGGAATTTACCCGATTTGGATGCGGTGGCGATCGCAACTCCTGCGGTGACACATTTTGCTTTAATTTCAGATGCTCTACAACAGGGTTGTCATGTTTTCACCGAAAAACCTTTAACCCTGAGTGTGTCTGAATCATTGCAATTGTGTGAATTCGCGCAACAAAAACAGCTTCAACTTTTTGTGGATCATACTTATTTATTTCATCCGGCGGTAGAACAGGGTAAAACTATTATTGAAGCGGGAAAATTAGGGGAATTACGATATGGTTACGCCACGAGAACCCATTTAGAACCTGTGCGACAAGATGTTGATGCGTTATGGGATTTAGCAATTCATGATATTGGAATTTTTAATAGTTGGTTAGGGGAAACACCCGTCAAAGTTAAAGCAACTGGAACGGTTTGGTTACAGCCACAAACAGGATTATCGGATTTAGTAACTGCAAATTTAACCTATCCCAGTGGCTTTGAAGCGTTTCTACATTTGTGTTGGTTAAATCCTGACAAACAACGTCGTTTAGTAGTTGTTGGAACGCAGGGAAGCTTAATCTTTGATGAACTGCAATCAGAAGCTCCTCTTATTGTTCAACAAGGTTATTTGAACCCCGTTGATAATACTTGGAAAGCCGCTGGATTAAATCGAGAAATCATCTCCGTTGAACCTCGTGAACCCTTAGCTCAAGTTTGCGATCGCTTTCTCTATTCGATTCAAAATCATCAACCTTCCCCGATTTCATCGGGTTGGATCGGTGCAGAACTGGTTAAAATTCTTTGTGCATTAAGTGAATCTTTAAAAGCAGGTGGACAACCGATAATATTAACCTAA
- the rnc gene encoding ribonuclease III, translating to MTIGYPNRKRQLQKLIQRLGLSDNVPIRWELLDLALTHPTLSAEANYEQLEFVGDSVVRLAASELLYEVYPDCPVGEFAAIRSILVSDRTLAEIADGYGMSQFLLAAGSAIRDKAGEESRLADCFEAVLASLYLSTHDLSLIRSWLDTHFRQRATEIIQDPARNNYKAALQEWTQSHYKVLPEYKVQQNRQIHNDEQRFTAAVWLQNRKLGEGTGRSIKAAEQAAAEVAFLSLYDQTSVRI from the coding sequence ATGACTATTGGCTATCCAAATCGAAAACGCCAGTTGCAAAAGCTGATACAACGTTTGGGACTCTCAGATAATGTACCCATTCGATGGGAATTGTTAGACTTGGCTTTAACTCACCCTACATTGTCCGCAGAAGCTAATTATGAACAATTAGAGTTTGTCGGGGATTCGGTGGTGCGGTTGGCGGCGTCTGAGTTGTTATATGAAGTTTATCCTGATTGTCCTGTGGGGGAATTTGCGGCGATTCGTTCGATTTTGGTTAGCGATCGCACCTTAGCAGAAATTGCTGATGGTTATGGAATGTCCCAATTTTTACTCGCCGCCGGAAGCGCAATTCGGGATAAAGCGGGTGAAGAATCTCGTCTGGCGGACTGTTTTGAAGCGGTGTTAGCCAGTTTATATCTCAGTACCCACGATTTAAGTTTAATTCGTTCTTGGTTGGATACCCATTTTCGACAACGAGCTACAGAAATTATTCAAGACCCGGCTCGTAATAATTATAAAGCGGCTTTACAGGAATGGACGCAAAGCCATTATAAAGTTTTACCTGAATATAAAGTCCAACAAAATCGTCAAATTCATAACGATGAACAGCGTTTTACCGCAGCAGTTTGGTTACAAAATCGGAAACTGGGTGAAGGAACTGGACGGTCGATTAAAGCGGCTGAACAAGCGGCTGCTGAAGTGGCGTTTCTGTCGTTGTATGATCAAACTTCAGTGAGAATTTAA
- a CDS encoding RNA-guided endonuclease InsQ/TnpB family protein, which produces MYLTQKCQIRDLSKQEFLAMRELCRLSKNLYNVGLYSVRQFYFSEQRYLRYESNYHQCKDNENYKLLNTDIAQQTLKVVDRSFRSFFNLIKAAKQGLYRFEQICLPKYLPKEGYFPLIMPRIKVKNGGFEVPMSNAFRKEFGSIRLPFPERLNGKPLKEVRILPKYNARFFEIEYIVEAEPEPQDVNPDHAVAIDLGLDNLATCVSTVGASFLLDGKPLKAVNQWFNKENARLQSIKDLQKIKGTTKRQARLTLNRNNFVRDYLNKSARYIINWCIKHKIGTVVVGVNPGIKQEINIGAKNNQNFVQIPHWSLRQKLKNLCERYGLKYQEQEESYTSKASFLDGDDIPTYNPDPSQKYQFSGKRVKRGLYCSQQGHLINADCNGAANIGKKSSHNGFTGVGRGCLTQPLRVRIS; this is translated from the coding sequence ATGTATCTGACTCAAAAATGTCAAATTCGTGACCTCAGTAAGCAAGAGTTCCTGGCCATGAGAGAACTGTGTAGATTGAGTAAAAACCTTTACAATGTAGGGCTTTACTCGGTTAGACAGTTCTATTTTTCTGAGCAGAGATACTTGAGATACGAATCCAACTACCATCAATGCAAGGACAATGAGAATTACAAACTTCTCAATACCGATATTGCACAGCAAACACTGAAAGTGGTAGATCGGTCGTTCCGTTCTTTCTTTAACTTGATCAAGGCGGCAAAGCAAGGGTTGTATCGATTTGAGCAAATTTGTTTGCCCAAATACCTTCCAAAAGAAGGTTACTTTCCGTTAATTATGCCACGCATCAAGGTAAAAAACGGAGGGTTTGAAGTCCCTATGTCTAACGCATTTAGAAAGGAATTCGGTTCTATCCGTCTTCCCTTTCCTGAGCGGTTGAACGGGAAGCCATTGAAAGAGGTGCGAATTCTGCCCAAATACAATGCTCGATTTTTTGAAATTGAATACATTGTGGAAGCAGAACCCGAACCTCAAGATGTTAACCCTGACCACGCTGTTGCAATTGACTTGGGACTTGATAATCTTGCTACTTGTGTCAGTACCGTTGGGGCATCCTTTCTTTTGGATGGCAAACCACTTAAAGCAGTTAACCAATGGTTTAACAAGGAAAATGCCAGATTGCAGAGTATTAAAGATCTGCAAAAAATCAAGGGAACCACAAAACGTCAGGCTAGATTGACACTTAACCGCAACAATTTTGTCAGAGATTATCTGAATAAATCGGCTCGATACATTATTAATTGGTGTATCAAACATAAAATTGGAACGGTAGTTGTTGGCGTTAATCCCGGTATCAAACAAGAGATCAATATCGGAGCGAAAAATAATCAGAATTTTGTCCAAATTCCCCATTGGAGTTTGAGGCAAAAACTCAAAAACTTGTGTGAACGATATGGATTGAAATATCAGGAACAGGAAGAATCTTACACCAGTAAGGCAAGTTTCTTGGATGGTGACGATATTCCCACCTACAATCCTGACCCGTCCCAGAAATATCAATTTTCTGGAAAACGGGTTAAGCGGGGATTGTATTGTTCTCAACAAGGACATTTGATTAATGCTGATTGTAATGGTGCTGCCAATATTGGAAAGAAAAGTAGCCACAATGGTTTTACCGGAGTGGGTAGGGGCTGTTTGACTCAGCCTTTAAGAGTGCGAATCTCTTAA
- a CDS encoding CHASE2 domain-containing protein yields the protein MLSLLLGIYYLGWLQPLELAAYDQMVRLRPTLTADPRLVVIGITEEDIQVFNRWPLSDEVIARLLEKLSKYQPKVIGLDLYRDIRYEPGHDQLRQQFQTSDHIITINSLGYSETKGIPAPPNIPPEQVGFNDLLLDPDNVIRRNLMFADTADTTFYSFSLRLALHYLLAQGMNPDNSPVNPNIIQWGKAEFIPLSHDSGGYQTIDDQGYQILLNYRSPNDGARMISLTKFLYGTIPQSWIKDKIVLIGTVAPSAKDLFFTPFSPAAKKALKMPGVLVHAQMVSQILDAVLGKRALFIFWSQWGEFLWICSWGLIGATLAWSSRNAWIITLGNPFLISLLCGLSFFLFLHQRWVPTTTPGLAFLFTSGTVIGYRAFQAQRQQQIVMRLLGQNTSPEIANALWNSRDRLLADGKLPGEKLIATILFSDIKNFSTVSEQMPPETLMEWLNEYLSILTQCVQTHHGIINKFTGDGIMAAFGVPLPRKTEAAIAEDAYNAVACALTIEDRLKQLNQQWNHQNFPEISMRVGIFTGPIVAGSLGGKERLEYGLLGDSVNIASRLESCQKDRQSGICRILIAYQTLQYIAESFEVESWGPMPLKGRQEMVDIYRVIGWKKTPNQGTGNREQGTGNRK from the coding sequence GTGTTGTCTTTACTCTTAGGAATTTATTATTTAGGTTGGTTACAACCGTTAGAATTAGCTGCCTATGATCAAATGGTACGATTACGTCCGACTTTAACAGCCGATCCCCGATTAGTTGTTATTGGAATTACTGAAGAAGATATTCAAGTCTTTAACCGTTGGCCGCTTTCCGATGAAGTCATTGCCCGATTATTAGAAAAATTATCAAAATATCAACCAAAAGTCATTGGTTTAGATCTATATCGGGATATTCGATATGAACCCGGACATGATCAACTCCGCCAACAATTTCAAACCTCTGATCATATTATTACGATTAATAGTTTAGGATATAGTGAAACCAAAGGAATTCCTGCACCCCCAAATATTCCTCCTGAACAAGTGGGTTTTAATGATTTATTGCTTGACCCCGATAATGTGATTCGTCGGAATTTAATGTTTGCTGATACCGCCGATACCACCTTTTATTCTTTTTCCTTAAGATTAGCACTGCACTATTTATTGGCTCAAGGGATGAACCCCGATAATAGTCCTGTCAACCCTAATATTATTCAATGGGGAAAAGCCGAATTTATTCCCCTATCTCATGATTCTGGAGGATATCAAACCATTGATGATCAAGGATATCAAATTCTATTGAATTATCGCTCCCCCAATGATGGCGCGAGAATGATCAGCTTAACAAAATTTTTATATGGAACTATTCCTCAAAGTTGGATTAAAGATAAAATTGTTTTAATTGGCACAGTAGCACCGAGTGCCAAAGATTTATTTTTTACGCCCTTTAGTCCGGCGGCGAAAAAAGCTCTAAAAATGCCCGGTGTTTTAGTCCATGCTCAAATGGTCAGCCAAATTTTAGATGCAGTTTTAGGGAAGCGGGCTTTATTTATTTTTTGGTCACAATGGGGAGAGTTTTTATGGATTTGTAGTTGGGGTTTAATAGGAGCAACCTTAGCTTGGTCAAGTCGAAATGCCTGGATTATTACCCTCGGAAATCCCTTTTTAATCAGTCTTTTATGCGGATTAAGTTTTTTTCTATTTCTACATCAGCGTTGGGTTCCAACCACAACTCCGGGTTTAGCCTTTCTATTTACCAGTGGAACTGTAATTGGTTATCGTGCATTTCAAGCGCAACGTCAGCAACAAATTGTGATGCGATTATTAGGACAAAATACCTCACCCGAAATTGCTAATGCTCTGTGGAATAGTCGGGATCGTTTATTAGCCGATGGCAAGTTACCCGGTGAAAAATTAATTGCTACAATTCTATTTAGTGATATTAAAAATTTTAGTACGGTTTCTGAACAAATGCCCCCAGAAACTTTAATGGAATGGTTAAATGAATATCTCTCAATTTTGACTCAATGTGTACAAACCCATCATGGGATTATTAATAAGTTTACCGGGGACGGAATTATGGCAGCCTTTGGGGTTCCTCTTCCTCGTAAAACCGAAGCAGCCATTGCTGAAGATGCTTATAATGCGGTAGCCTGTGCTTTAACCATTGAAGACCGTTTAAAACAGTTAAATCAACAGTGGAATCACCAAAATTTTCCCGAAATTTCCATGCGAGTTGGGATTTTTACTGGCCCCATTGTCGCCGGAAGTTTGGGAGGGAAAGAACGCTTAGAATATGGTTTATTAGGAGATAGTGTTAATATTGCGTCTCGTTTAGAAAGTTGTCAAAAAGACCGACAATCTGGGATTTGTCGAATTTTAATTGCTTACCAAACTTTACAATATATTGCGGAGAGTTTTGAAGTCGAATCTTGGGGGCCAATGCCACTAAAAGGAAGACAAGAAATGGTTGATATTTATCGGGTTATCGGCTGGAAAAAAACACCAAATCAGGGAACAGGGAACAGGGAACAGGGAACAGGGAACAGGAAATAG
- a CDS encoding TOBE domain-containing protein: MPRKDQGWITFQSSDEERRILEQICQQTQRTKTEILREMIRQMGPSSSSAELDVNSIEFSEDLEGDGEEAISSVNFTNESINTAGLQAVQISARNILRAKVKRIVKGAVNVEVTLAIAPSVELVSIVTRTSADKLGLKKGKEVFAVIKSSSVMIAAG, translated from the coding sequence ATGCCAAGAAAAGATCAAGGCTGGATTACGTTCCAATCCTCCGATGAGGAAAGGCGGATTCTGGAACAGATTTGTCAGCAGACCCAGCGCACTAAAACCGAAATCTTGCGAGAAATGATTCGACAGATGGGGCCATCGTCCTCCTCTGCCGAACTTGATGTCAACTCGATAGAATTTTCCGAGGATTTGGAGGGGGACGGGGAGGAAGCGATATCTTCGGTGAACTTCACTAACGAATCAATCAATACAGCCGGGTTACAGGCGGTACAAATCAGTGCTCGCAATATTTTGAGAGCCAAAGTGAAACGAATTGTTAAAGGAGCAGTGAATGTGGAAGTTACCTTGGCGATCGCACCGTCGGTAGAGTTGGTGTCCATTGTGACTCGGACATCGGCGGACAAACTGGGGTTAAAAAAAGGCAAAGAAGTCTTCGCGGTGATTAAATCCAGTAGTGTAATGATTGCGGCGGGTTGA